The Hymenobacter swuensis DY53 genome includes the window AAGCCCTGGGTGCCCACAAATTCGTGGTGACCAAGGACCCTGAGGCCATGAAAGGCATCAGCAACTATTTTGACCTGATCATCAACACCGTGTCGGCCCCGATGGACCTGACGCCCTATGTAGCAAGCTTGCGCCTCGATGGCACGATGGTACTGCTGGGCGTACCGCCGGAAGCGCCGCAACTGCACGCCTTCAACCTCATTGCCAAGCGCCGCCGCATTGCCGGCTCGCTGATTGGCGGCATCCAGGAAACCCAGGAAATGCTGGATTTCTGCGCCGAGCACAACGTGATGAGCGATGTAGAAATCATCCGAATGGACTACATCAACGAAGCGTACGAGCGGATGATGAAGTCTGACGTGAAGTACCGCTTCGTGCTCGATCTGGCCACGATTTAACTGTTATTACCGAACACAAAAGCCTGTTATCCTGAGCGGAGCGAAGGACCTTATTGCGGTAGAACGACACTCGTAACAACGACTCGTTCAGACTTCATAAGGTCCTCGCTCCGCTCAGAATGACAGGCTTTTTTGTGTGTGCATGACTCACTCCTTTTCCACCGGGTACTGAAACTCACCTTCCAGCGTAAAGCGGCGGCCCCCCCGGCCGGCTTCGCACACCTGGCAACGGTAGGTGCCGCGCAGCCAGTGCCGCGAGGCATCTACGCCCGTGATAACAACGGTGCCAGTGTTCTGGCCGCAGGATTTAGAGTAAGCCGCCACCTTGCCAAAGCGGTAGGACGCGTCCCGGTTGCGCCCGCTCAGAATTTCCTGGAAGCTGTAGCTGCCCGCCTGAATGGGAAACCGGTCGATGATGATGGTCAGCCCTTCGCCGTCAGGGTCGTCGGCCCGCACCACGTTCAGACGCAGAGCGCGGTCCTCGCTCAGGAAGAAGCGGGAGCTGATGGTATCCGCTTTTACGGCTTCTCCATTGATGCGCATCGTAAGCTGGCGGGCCGTATCGGGAACCGGACGGGGATGCTTGGGAACCAGGCTCAGCAGCGGCAGAAGCAGGAGAGGAAGCAGACGTTTCATAGGCGGAGCAAAGCAAGAACCAGCCCAGAAGATAAGGGAAAGCCCTGTTTCTCTCAACTGTCATTCCGAGCGAAACGCAGGAATGATACTCTTTGGTAACAACTTCTTAGCTGCTTATTCCAGCGTACGGCCTGGATACTGCTCCAGCGCCGCTGCCAGGCAGTCCATGGCTTTACCGATGACTTCCTGGTTGACGACGTAGGCCAGGCGCACCTGCTGGCGGCCCAGCCCCGGCGTGGCGTAGAAGCCAGAGGCCGGGGAAATCATCAGCGTCTGGCCGTGGTGACTGAAGCTTTCGAGCAGCCACTGCGCAAACCGGTCGGCGTCATCTACGGGCAAATGGGCAATGACGTAGAAGGCCCCGCTGGGTGTGGGCACCTGTACGCCGGGCATGGCCCGCATACGGCGCAGCATCAGGTCACGGCGGGCCAGGTACTCGGCTTTGGTGTGGTCGAAGTAGGTTTCGGGCAGGTCGGCGGCGGCTTCGGCCAGCAGCTGCCCCAGGCCGGGCGGACTCACCCGCAGTTGCGCCAGCTTGAAAAACACGTCACGCAGAGCACGGTTTTTGGTCACGATGGCCCCAATGCGGGCGCCGCAGGCACTGTAGCGCTTCGAGATGGTGTCGAGCAGCACAATGTGGTCGTCGGCTCCCTGCAGGTGCAGGGCGCTGGTGTACTCCGCGTCGTAGCAGAATTCCCGATAGGCCTCGTCAGAAAGCAGGTAGAGGTTGTGGCGCAGACACAGGTCCTTGAGCTGCTCCATTTCCGCCCGACTGTACACGTAGCCGGTAGGGTTGTTGGGACTGCAGATCAGAATGGCTTTGGTGCGGGGCGTAATCCTGCGTTCAAAATCTGTAATAGGCGGCAAAGCAAAATTGTCCTCCAGGCGCGCTGTAACGGCCACTACGTGGGTGCCCGTGGCGACGGCAAAAGCCGCGTATGGACCATAAAAGGGCTCCGGCACAATGAACTCGTCGCCGGGGTCAAGGCAGCCCAACAAGGCAAACGAAATGGCCTCGCTGCCCCCGGTGGTTACCAGCACATCCTCAGGCACTACCGGCAGCCCCAGACGCTGGTAGTACTCGGCCAGCTTGTGACGGTAGCTCAGGTAGCCGGCCGTGGGGCTGTATTCCAGCACCTCAATGCTGGCCTGCTGTACCGCCGCCAGCATGGCCGGGGGCGTTTCGATATCGGGTTGGCCGATGTTGAGGGGATGCACGATGAGGCCGCGCTGGCGGGCGGCATCGGCGTAAGGTGTGAGTTTGCGGTACGGAGAAGCAGGCAAAGCCACCCCGCGCTGAGAAAGTTGCAGCATGGGTTTAAAGATAGGTCGGCGACTGTAGAAACCTAGTATAAAACCCCGAAAAGGCACTCCCGGATGCGCTGCCGACAACCTCTCCGCCTGCCTGGTGGTTTACGCTCGTATGCTGACTCCCAACCAACCCGAAGTGTGGCTGCGTGGCCCGTTACCCGCTCTGTCACCGTTGCTGCAGCCCCTGGCCCACGCGCTGCTGCAGGCGCGGGAAGAGCTGACGGCCGCGCTACACGACTTTCCCGATGAGCTGCTGGCCGCCCGCCCGGCCGGGGTGGCTTCCGTGGGCTTTCACCTGCGCCACCTGAGCGGAGTGCTGGACCGGATGCAGACCTACGCCCGCCACGAGCCGCTCAGCGCGGAGCAGTTTGCGTACCTGGCCGCCGAAAAAGAGGGACTGATGCCGCCCCAGACCACGGCAGAGCTGCTGCAAGCTTTTTCCGAAGCCGTGGATGCCATGCTCCAGACCCTGCGCGCCACGCCCGAGGCAGTGCTGCCGGAGTTTCGGCCGGTAGGGCGGGCGGGGCTGCCCAGTACCGTAATGGGCCTGCTGACCCATGCCGCCGAGCATACTACGCGCCACACCGGTCAGCTTCTGGTAACGGCTCGGGTGGCGCGGGCCGGCATCCGGTAAAGGCACGCTGCTTATCGGTTGGCAGTGGGCTTGAGCACGGCTTTCTGCTTATATACTTTAATGTAGTCGATGACAAGCGTGCTTTGCCGTTGATCGGGCAGGCCGGGCCATAGGCCAGGAGTGGCGTAGTTCGTCACGGCTTGGTTGGCAATGATATCAGTCGGAGCCGCGTAGGTGGGAATTTCCGCAGCTGGCACCGTTCTGAGCCACTTCCGGTCCAGGTAATAAGTAACTGCTTCCGCCGTCCAGATAACGGAAAACGTATGGAAGCCCTGGGTCAGATCTGGGGTACCGGGGTAGCGGTAATGAAATTCCTTGGCCCGGTACGGCTCGGTGGAAGAGCTGAAGTGAATGTTGTTGGATACCTCGCGTGGGTCGCCGCCTTCAAAAATGTCGATTTCGGTGGGGCCACTCGAAAGCCAGAATGCGGGCCAGGTACCCAGGCCGCCGCCCAGCTTACACCGGATTTCAAATAACCCGTACTGAAACCCCCGGTTACCTTCCCAGCGGGCGGTATCGCCTAGGGCGGGGTTGGGCCGGAAGGTAGGTTTGAGGTTAATCCAGCCCGACTCATAGTGCAACAGCTTCATGGTGTCGCGGCCATCTATGGAGTATCGGTATTCCATCGGCTCAGCCAGCGGGCGGGCCGTCAGGTGCAGGTTGCCGTCGTGCAGTTCCGCATTGCGACGGTCGTAGTATTCATCCTCAATTTTATTGCCCACCAAGGTTCGGTAGTTGTCGGGCGTAAACTGCCAGGGCGAGCGGGCCTCCATATCGGCTATGTCCCGGTAAGTATCGAAATCATCCAGGAACACCAGCTGCCAGTCGCGGTAACGCAACGGCTTCTGGGCCTGCGCCGATGGCTGAACAGTCTGGAACAGGATAAACAGGGCAAGCAGCTTCTTCATAAGGCGAATAAGGAACTACCTGCTCTAACGCGCGACAAGGCAGAAAAGGTACTAGTGGGTAGTTGTAAGCCCCATCAGGGATATAAGCGCATCATGCAGATCGGAGCAAAGCATGACGCGCTTTGGTCAGCAGCTTCTCCCAAATCAATATCTACGCCAACGGGCGGCCTCCTTGCCGGAAGCCGCCCGTTCTTAAATAAGGCGTATGCCCAGGTCGGTTAGTACATGGCGTCGATGCCCGACTTGTCGCCGGCAGAGAGACCAGTACGCTGGATGTTGAAGGTGGAGCCGTCCTTCTTAGTGATGGTGGGCTGGCCGTTGCTGGAGAAGGAGAACGAGCCGTACATCATGATGGAGCCGAAATCGAGCACGCCGTAGTCGGTGCCGCCGTAGCCCAGGGCCGAATACTTGGTGAAGTTGCCCTCGTAACCCGACTGAATGTTCTGAGTGAGGATGTTCACGTAGTTGTCCCGGTCGGTGCGGGTTTGCTCGTGGAACAGGCCCAGCGCGTGCCCGATTTCGTGGATGGTGTTGCCGGTGGTGCAGCCTGATGCCAGATTAATGTACTGCCGGCCGCCCACCATGCCGATGTTGGAGGAGCAGCCCGAGCCTACCCGGAACGTCACGTAGTTGCTCTGGGTGGTGCGCTGCACGAAGCGTACCGGGGAGTTGGCCTGCCAGTGGGAAATGGCGCTGGTCACGCGGCTCTGGCTGGGCAGCGCGGCATCAATAGTGTAATATACCACGGCCGAGGGCCAGCGGCCGGTGGTGCGGCCGGCACTGCTAGGGCGGTTCTGGCCCTCAGAAGCTGCTACCTGCTCGGCCGTCAGCAGAATGTCGCCTTCGTACACCTTCTCCCCGTTGATTTCCTGGTAGGTGATGGACTCCCCGCCCCAGGTACCGGCTTTGGCCGCACCCGTCTGGCCGGGGTAGGCTTCCTCGGCCTTGGCATCCTGGGCCTGCTCTACCTGCGCGGGCTGGGTTTCGTTTTCCTTGTTGCAACTTGCTAAGGAAATAGTACCAACGGTTGTCAGCAGGGCGAGGACGGAAAATGGTTGTTTGCGCATGTTGTGTAGGGTTTGGTTGTGGATAGCCGGATAACGTGCATCGGAAAAGAAATATTCTCTTAGGGTTTGAACAAAATTTTGGGATGAATATCGGCCATATCATTCGGAGCCGACGATGACTCATAAGTGGCCCTCAAAACCCTGCTCCAGAACATCGAGGCCAACGCCGCTGCCCTGGCCGCCAAGGGCCAGCAGCCCCAGGATACCCAGCAGCTCCAGGACCTTTACGATGCGCTGGTGGCCGATACCACCAGCCAGGGCAGCCAGATGAGCACCCAGAAGGGCAACACCGAGGAAAACCTGACGGTGCTCAACGCCCTCTACGAGCCCATGACCCACCTCTTCAGCGACGGCAAAGCCCTCTACGGCCGCTCCGATAAAGCCAAAGCCCAGGACTACACCTTCCGGCAGCTGCTGAAGCGCGTGCGCCGCGAACGAAAAGCCGAACCGGCGTAAGTCACTTGATTGAAAATGAAACAGGGCACCCGGTGGGTGCCCTGTTTTGTGTTGGGGGAAGTAACATCAGACCCACACACCCACACTTGCTCGGCTATGCCGGGTGAGGTCTACGCTTGAGGGGCTATGCCCCGAATCCGTCCGCTGCGCCTGTGTAGCCATGCGCAGTGCAGGCGCTAGGGCGTAGTCCTCACCCGGTATAGCCGAGCAAGTGCGGATGTACGGGGCATTATAGCCATGAAATAGGATTGTTTTTAAATTTTTCAGTTGCTATGCTTATGAAAGGATAAATATATTTTTTTGCTTTATAATAAAAAAATATCCCTGTCAGTAGAAATGGTATAATTATTAAGAGTGTTATTAAAAATTCTAAATCAATGTCTAAAATTGATATTTTAGATAATATTTTACTGATAAATTTGGTTGTTGGAAATTGGTATTTACATATGTATGTTATGAATGGGAATGCTACATAGGTTGTAATTGGTATTATAAATAATATATATAATAGTCTTTCATAGTATTTTCTATATGCGTCTCCCCAGTATGGATTTGTAAGTATAGCGTCGTTTTCTTCTTTTGATCCTTTTATCTTGAAATGAATACGAGCTATTTCTAGTGGTTTACTATTTTTTTCATCATTTGTTTCATACAATAGTCTGATTGCAATCATGTCTTCAGGCTCTACCAAATCTATATCAAACACCAGGGTATTAGTTTCTCGATAAAAAATAAAAACCGAATTAGAGAAACTATTTGATGAGTGAAATATTTCGCTTACATCATTTGATGTGTTATGTAGCTTTATGTCCTTGCTTATGTCAAGTGTTATGCGCTTTATAAAATCTTTGTCAGTAATAGAGGTTTTTGAATCATTTTGCATAAAAATAATACATTGATTAAGATTTTTTACTTTTTTATGTTTGTAATGTATTTCGATGTCTGGCAACTCCTTGTTGTACATAGGAGCTATATTTCTGTATGTATTCATTAGGACAGTAAATCCGAATCCTTTGAAATTTACCGTCAAGTATATTCCTAATAAGGCTAGTATGAACCCTGTAGCGGTGAGGAAATTAGTTGTATCAAAGTTTTCGAATATTCCTATGCTGTGGTTCATGGGTAATTTGCAGATGAATAATGTCTTCTCGTTTATTTCTGATAATAAACAAAACCCCGCGCTGGCCTTACAGCCAACGCGGGGTTCATTGTGTGATTGGCTAGTGCCAAGCTACTACATCCGGTTGATAATCTCGTCGCCGAACTCGCTGCATTTGAGGAGGGTGGCGCCTTCCATCAGGCGTTCGAAGTCGTAGGTGACGCGCTTGGCGGCAATGGCGGCTTCGAGGCCTTTGTAGATGAGGTCGGCGGCTTCCTGCCAGCCCAGGTGCTCCAGCATGAGGGCGCCGGAGAGGATAACCGAGCCGGGGTTCACCTTGTCCTGGTTGGCGTACTTGGGCGCGGTGCCGTGGGTGGCCTCAAAAATAGCGTGGCCGGTGAGGTAGTTGATGTTGGCCCCGGGCGCAATGCCGATACCGCCCACAATGGCGGCCAGCGCGTCGGAGATGTAGTCGCCGTTCAGGTTCAGGGTGGCTACCACCGAGTAGTCGGCGGGGCGGAGCAGAATCTGCTGCAGGAAGGCGTCGGCAATGCTGTCCTTGATGAGGATTTTGCCGCCGTCGAGGGCTGCTTTCTGCTGGGCGTCGGCCACTTCCTGGCCCTGCTTGGCCAGCACCTTGTCGTACTGGGCCCAGGTGTACACCTTGTCGCCAAACTCCTTTTCGGCCAGCTCGTAGCCCCAGGTTTTGAACGCGCCTTCGGTGAACTTCATGATGTTGCCCTTGTGCACGATGGTCACCGAAGGCTTTTTGTGCTCGATGGCGTACTGGATGGCGGCGCGCACGAGGCGCTCGGTGCCTTCCTTGCTCACGGGCTTGATGCCGAACGAGGACGTTTCGGGGAAGCGGATTTTCTTCACGCCCATCTCATCCTGCAGGAATTCCAGCATTTTCTGGGCCTGCGGGGTGCCGTTCATGTACTCGATGCCGGCGTAGATATCCTCCGTGTTTTCGCGGAAAATCACCATGTCGGTCAGCTCCGGGTGCTTCACGGGGGAGGGCACGCCCTCGAACCAGCGCACGGGGCGCACGCAGGCGTACAGATCCAGCTCTTGGCGCAGGGCCACGTTGAGGCTGCGGATACCGCCGCCCACGGGCGTGGTCAGGGGGCCTTTGATGCCCACGAGGTAGTCGCGGAAGGCATCCAGGGTTTCGTTGGGCAGCCAGTTGTTGAGCTGCTTGAATGCTTTCTCACCGGCCAGTACTTCTTTCCACACCAGCTTGCGCGAGCCGCCGTAGGCTTTCTCTACTGCCGCGTTGAACACGCGCACGGAAGCCGCCCAAATATCCGGACCCGTACCGTCGCCTTCAATGAACGGGATGATGGGTTGATCGGGCACATTCAGCTTGCCGTTCTTGATGGTGATTTTCTCTGCCATTGTTGAAAAGGTACTTAGGTACTATAGGGGTTGTAGTTGAGTGGGGGCCACTCTGTCATCCTGAGCGGAGCGAAGGACCTTATCACGTTGGCTAGTCGTTGAACAACTTGTTCTGACGTGGTAAGGTCCTTTGCTCCGCTCAGGATGACAGGCGGCGTCAGTACCCGAAAATCTCTTTTAGGGTAAGTTGCTGGACCTGGCCGTATTTGGCCAGCTCCTTGAAATTGAGGCGGTCTTTGCTGCCGATGACCAGGATGGTCTGGGGCTGGCCTTTCACCCGGGCCTGCTGGAATTTGAGCAGGTCCTGGAAGCTCATGTTGGGCGTCTGCTCGTACACGTCGCGGCGCAGGTCGTAGTCGAGGCCCAGGCGCTTGGCCCGCTCGTAGCTGAACAGCACGTCCGACTTGGTGATGCGCTCCGTGGCAATGCTGTTGCGGATGGCGTCCTTAGCGATTTGCAGGTTGGCCTCGGCGGCGGGCATGTCGTTGAGCAGGGTGTTCATGCCGGCCATGGCCTCGGGCAGCTTGTCGCTCTGGGTGCCGATGTAGCTGAGGTTGTAGGAGCTGCGGCCGGCCTTGTCGGCCGAGGCGAAGCGCGAGGAAGCCGAGTAAGCCAGGGCCTTCGACTCGCGCAACTCCTGGAACACGATGCTGCCCATCGAGCCGCCAAAGTACTCGTTGTAGAGGCTGGTGGTGGGCACCAGGCCCTTGTCGTACACGGGGCCTTTGCTCAGGAACAGGATTTCGGCCTGCACCATGTTGTAATCCACCCAGTACACCTTGCGCTCCGTCAGCGGCTGCTCGGCAAAGTCCTTAGCGGCTGGGGTAGGGGTGAGCTTGGCAGGTACGCGGTGCAGTTGATTTAAGGTATTTACGATACCTGTAGCCGATTCCCATTCCCGTCGTCCTTTCTCGTCACCGTTAGTGGAAACAGTTGCAGTGGCTATTCCCTCCACTTTACGCGGCCCGTAGTACAGCACGCGGTGCTGGTAGGTCGGGAGTTTCTGGATGAGGCTGGTGAGCTGCTCGGGTTTCAGGGCCTTTAGCTCTTTCTCGCTTAGCTGCGTGGTGAAGGGGTTTTTCGCGCCGTACTTGGCGTAGTTCACCAGGGCCTGGTTCAGAATTACGCCTTTGTTGAGCTTGGCATCCTGACGGGCTTTCAGCACCCCGGCCACCATGTTCTGCAAAGCGGCGGCATCGGGCTTGGGTGCGGCCAGCAGGCTCTCGAACAATTGCAGGGCCTTCTCGAAGTTGCTGTCGAGGCCGGAGAGGCTCACGAAGGTGCGGTCCTGGCCGCTTTGTACGGCGAAGGAGCAGCCCAGCTTGTAGAACTCCTGCTGGAGCTGGGCGGCGGTGTACTTGCCAGTGCCCAGGTACTGCAGGTAGTCGGTGGCGAGGCCCAGCTTGGGGTCGTTGTTCGTGCCCAGGTCGAGCACGTAGTACAGGTTGAAGAGGTTGTTCTCCGAGTTGTGGGTGTAGTACACCGGCACCCCCGAGGCCAGCTTGGTTTCCTGAATATCCTTTTTGTAGTCGAGAAACACCGGCTGCAGCGCGGGGGCGGGCTTGGCCGTTACCTCTTTATAGAAGTCGGAGGCCACCTCGCGGTTCACGGGGACGGGCGTAATGGCGGGCTTCACCACCTTCACCTTGTTGGGGTCCTGGCCGGTGCGCTTGTACACCAGCGCGTAGCCAGGGCCGTAGTACTGATTCGCCACGCGCATCACTTCTTCCTTGGTGATGGTGCCGAAGTCGTCCGTCTGCTTGAGGTAATCCTTCCAGTCCTCGCGCGCCACGAAAGCCGCCACGAACGCGCCGGCGCGGGCCTCGTTGCTCTCGTAGCTCTTGGTGCGCTGGAGCTGCTCGTTGTTGATGATGGCCGGAATCAGCCACTCCGGGAAGTTGCCCTGCTTCACCTTGTTCAGCTCGGCCAGCAGCAGGTCACGCACTTGCTCCAGCTTCTGGCCCTGGCGGGGCGTGGCGTAGAGGATGTGCGAGGAGTAGTCGTTGTTGATGTCGGTGAACGAGGCGGCGCTCAGCACGGCCTGCTTCTGGTTCAGGTCGAGGTCGATGAGGCCGGCCTGGCCGTTGCTCAGGATCTTGTCGATCATGCGCAGCACTAAGGCGTCGCGGGTAGTAGTACCAGGCAGGCGGAAACCGAGCATCACGTTTTCGGCGTCGGGCCCAAGCACCTGCTTCACGATGGGCGCGGTAATGGGCGCTTCCTGGGCGGCCACAAAGGCCTCCACCGGCTTGCTCTGCAGCTTGCCGAAGTACTGGTCGATGATGCGGATGGTCTGGTCGTAGTCCAGGTCGCCCGAGAGGCACAGGGCCACGTTATTCGGCACGTAGTACTTCTCGAAATACCGCTTAATCTCCGTAATGGACGGGTTTTGCAGGTGGTCGATGGTCCCGATGGTGGTCTGGGTGCCGTACTCGTGCTGCTGGTAGAGGCTGGCGCTCAGGGCCTCGTATTCCTTACGAAAATCAGAGTCGAGGCCACGGTTTTTCTCCTCGTACACGGCCTCCAGCTCGGTGTGGAACAGGCGTGGTACCATCTCGCCGAGGCGCTCGGCCTGCACAGCGGCCCACTTCTCCAGCTGGTTGCTCGGAATGTCCTCCTGGTACACCGTCTGCTCCACCGA containing:
- a CDS encoding pyridoxal phosphate-dependent aminotransferase, encoding MLQLSQRGVALPASPYRKLTPYADAARQRGLIVHPLNIGQPDIETPPAMLAAVQQASIEVLEYSPTAGYLSYRHKLAEYYQRLGLPVVPEDVLVTTGGSEAISFALLGCLDPGDEFIVPEPFYGPYAAFAVATGTHVVAVTARLEDNFALPPITDFERRITPRTKAILICSPNNPTGYVYSRAEMEQLKDLCLRHNLYLLSDEAYREFCYDAEYTSALHLQGADDHIVLLDTISKRYSACGARIGAIVTKNRALRDVFFKLAQLRVSPPGLGQLLAEAAADLPETYFDHTKAEYLARRDLMLRRMRAMPGVQVPTPSGAFYVIAHLPVDDADRFAQWLLESFSHHGQTLMISPASGFYATPGLGRQQVRLAYVVNQEVIGKAMDCLAAALEQYPGRTLE
- the icd gene encoding NADP-dependent isocitrate dehydrogenase → MAEKITIKNGKLNVPDQPIIPFIEGDGTGPDIWAASVRVFNAAVEKAYGGSRKLVWKEVLAGEKAFKQLNNWLPNETLDAFRDYLVGIKGPLTTPVGGGIRSLNVALRQELDLYACVRPVRWFEGVPSPVKHPELTDMVIFRENTEDIYAGIEYMNGTPQAQKMLEFLQDEMGVKKIRFPETSSFGIKPVSKEGTERLVRAAIQYAIEHKKPSVTIVHKGNIMKFTEGAFKTWGYELAEKEFGDKVYTWAQYDKVLAKQGQEVADAQQKAALDGGKILIKDSIADAFLQQILLRPADYSVVATLNLNGDYISDALAAIVGGIGIAPGANINYLTGHAIFEATHGTAPKYANQDKVNPGSVILSGALMLEHLGWQEAADLIYKGLEAAIAAKRVTYDFERLMEGATLLKCSEFGDEIINRM
- a CDS encoding M12 family metallopeptidase codes for the protein MRKQPFSVLALLTTVGTISLASCNKENETQPAQVEQAQDAKAEEAYPGQTGAAKAGTWGGESITYQEINGEKVYEGDILLTAEQVAASEGQNRPSSAGRTTGRWPSAVVYYTIDAALPSQSRVTSAISHWQANSPVRFVQRTTQSNYVTFRVGSGCSSNIGMVGGRQYINLASGCTTGNTIHEIGHALGLFHEQTRTDRDNYVNILTQNIQSGYEGNFTKYSALGYGGTDYGVLDFGSIMMYGSFSFSSNGQPTITKKDGSTFNIQRTGLSAGDKSGIDAMY
- a CDS encoding M16 family metallopeptidase encodes the protein MASLGLTQCQTSKPAATAAVTAPATSAEASKPKEYAYQTVEGDPLKARIYTLDNGLTVYLSDYKDAPRIQTYLAVRAGSKNDPSTATGLAHYLEHMVFKGTSRLGTQNWAAEKVELDKIEALYEQYRAQRNDPAARKRTYHQIDSISGVAAKYAVANEYDKVMGAIGAKGSNAYTSVEQTVYQEDIPSNQLEKWAAVQAERLGEMVPRLFHTELEAVYEEKNRGLDSDFRKEYEALSASLYQQHEYGTQTTIGTIDHLQNPSITEIKRYFEKYYVPNNVALCLSGDLDYDQTIRIIDQYFGKLQSKPVEAFVAAQEAPITAPIVKQVLGPDAENVMLGFRLPGTTTRDALVLRMIDKILSNGQAGLIDLDLNQKQAVLSAASFTDINNDYSSHILYATPRQGQKLEQVRDLLLAELNKVKQGNFPEWLIPAIINNEQLQRTKSYESNEARAGAFVAAFVAREDWKDYLKQTDDFGTITKEEVMRVANQYYGPGYALVYKRTGQDPNKVKVVKPAITPVPVNREVASDFYKEVTAKPAPALQPVFLDYKKDIQETKLASGVPVYYTHNSENNLFNLYYVLDLGTNNDPKLGLATDYLQYLGTGKYTAAQLQQEFYKLGCSFAVQSGQDRTFVSLSGLDSNFEKALQLFESLLAAPKPDAAALQNMVAGVLKARQDAKLNKGVILNQALVNYAKYGAKNPFTTQLSEKELKALKPEQLTSLIQKLPTYQHRVLYYGPRKVEGIATATVSTNGDEKGRREWESATGIVNTLNQLHRVPAKLTPTPAAKDFAEQPLTERKVYWVDYNMVQAEILFLSKGPVYDKGLVPTTSLYNEYFGGSMGSIVFQELRESKALAYSASSRFASADKAGRSSYNLSYIGTQSDKLPEAMAGMNTLLNDMPAAEANLQIAKDAIRNSIATERITKSDVLFSYERAKRLGLDYDLRRDVYEQTPNMSFQDLLKFQQARVKGQPQTILVIGSKDRLNFKELAKYGQVQQLTLKEIFGY
- a CDS encoding DinB family protein, whose amino-acid sequence is MLTPNQPEVWLRGPLPALSPLLQPLAHALLQAREELTAALHDFPDELLAARPAGVASVGFHLRHLSGVLDRMQTYARHEPLSAEQFAYLAAEKEGLMPPQTTAELLQAFSEAVDAMLQTLRATPEAVLPEFRPVGRAGLPSTVMGLLTHAAEHTTRHTGQLLVTARVARAGIR
- a CDS encoding glycoside hydrolase family 16 protein, whose amino-acid sequence is MKKLLALFILFQTVQPSAQAQKPLRYRDWQLVFLDDFDTYRDIADMEARSPWQFTPDNYRTLVGNKIEDEYYDRRNAELHDGNLHLTARPLAEPMEYRYSIDGRDTMKLLHYESGWINLKPTFRPNPALGDTARWEGNRGFQYGLFEIRCKLGGGLGTWPAFWLSSGPTEIDIFEGGDPREVSNNIHFSSSTEPYRAKEFHYRYPGTPDLTQGFHTFSVIWTAEAVTYYLDRKWLRTVPAAEIPTYAAPTDIIANQAVTNYATPGLWPGLPDQRQSTLVIDYIKVYKQKAVLKPTANR